The Salvia splendens isolate huo1 chromosome 20, SspV2, whole genome shotgun sequence nucleotide sequence AGAAGGAAAATAGTCAAACCTTTGCTTTTTGTTCAACACTATGCTTTTCACAGTAAGCCTTATGTTGCAACTTGTCACCATTAGTCCTCACAGTCATGTAGAAACCAGCACTTCTAGCACAAGTAGGATGAAATGTGGTTTGACAGTGACCGTAGCTACACTGCAGATAAGCAAAATAACAGAGAAAATTACTTATGCATGGAAGACAACTTCAAAGTAGGAAGCATGACGTACAGAAAATAAAACTGATGTCTTCACCTTAAGGCAAACACCCTGTTTACGACGGCAGACAGTGCAAGTATCACATCCCCTGGAGACATTATCCTGGAAAACAAATAGAGCTGATCTTGAACAAAAGAACAAAGCGCAATGGGGAAGGCAAGTATAGTGACAGCTAGTTACCATGCCCACAATAGGACTGACTTGTCCCCTTTTGTATGTTGACTCTAACACCCACTACATCGagatcaaaataaaaacactTTAGCTTTGAGAAGGATGCCAGGCATACACTTTCCAGATAGAAATAAATGGCAGATGAGAAAGAATCAATTACTTCAGCACATAATGCGTGTATCCATTGGCCACCAACTGACTTTCTAAAAGCACCTGCAGTGCCTCCACATAGACCACATTCTGCAACATAATAGGGCTTCTCCCAAGAATTTGTTGCCAGAGCTCCCAAACCCCGAGAAGAAAATAAGTCCTCACACAATTCACAGTGCCATGGCCCAGTGGCACTTCTATCACTACGGTAGCAATCCATGTGAACTGTAATCTGCATTCCAAAAAGAATTGGCGCAAGAGCAGTAATATATATCTGATTGTCCATGAAACATGAAGAAATGTACGATCAGAACTTTGAAGAGAATTTCAAAAGAATATTATGGCAAGAACCTTGCAACTTGAACAAACTAAAACAGGGTTCAAAGTAGTCTCTGGACGTCTGCATACGTCACATGTCCTAGGATGGTCTTTAGAGAACTCAGAAGTTGACCGGGCAGAATCCAAGTTCACATCAGATGAAGACCTCACAACAGCAGACCTTGAAGTAGTCTCTTTTGCTCGAGGATTGAGCTTGGAGTAGAACCCAGGTCTTACATCAGATGAACCATTCTTATGAAGATCCTGGATGAAAACACATATATGAAAAAAAGTTCGAAGCAATAGCTCCAAAAGCTAGGATATTTTAGAACAAGTGTACCTCATGTTGATCTTCTAAGGTGTCCTTCCTAAGTGATGATATTCTagaggaagctgcagctgcagcaGTTGCAGCAGCCAGTACAGCTTGAGCTTCTTTATGCCGACGTTCTTTCCTTCCCTGCTTTTTTGCTTCTCTAAGCTCAAGATTATACTGACTAACAAGAACAGCATCCCATTTTTGTTTTCCTGCAGCATCTAACTCCTGTGGAAGACTACTGACAACCTTTGAAATCAAATCATCTGCCATATTGATAcaacaaggaaaatattcaGTACCCACTTAAAATGGTATAACTCTAATCAACCACACAATGTGCACTAAAATGccacagaaaaagaaaatgcagAAGAAATGCTAACAGGTTTAGAGTAGAGACCACTTATTCGTTTTCTCGTAGTAGCATTGCAAAGGAGCTGTTGTTGATAATATATAAGCGCTCCTTCCACTTCATCTCTAGGAGATAGTTTTAATATACCCAGGTCTCTTGCCTTGGCCAATTGATCAATATTCAAACCCTCACAACTGGAAGTCTGGTCAGAAGATGTAGCTGGAAGGTTATCAATATTGCAACCAAGGCGTGAACTGGAAGATACTTTCATCTGCGAAACTTCCCGATCTCTCAAAACTGCCAAGAAACTAATCAATCCCTGAACTTGACAGGCCAAATAAGGAGAAGCAGACAGGAACCTACCTGCAGACTGGTCGAATACAACTTTTTCAAGCATGTCACTCTTGGTCTGCATCAATTTACAGTAGATAAATGGATGGATGTATGAAGCATGGTTTACTTCCCCATTTCTGCATAACAAAATGCAAGAAAGAGGTCAGTGTCGAAGACCCGATCTTAGGCAAAACAACAAAAAGGAGAACTAACTAGAAGCCACATAAGACCCCTTATTGCATCCATAAGTCATTGAGAGGGTAAATAAAAGGAATCTCAAATAAAAGATTACCTGAAAACGAGTGAACAAGCATCCATCGTCTGAGATTGTTTGGTTTCCCCAACCAGACCATCTTCAGAAAGACACTGCACTAGAGCTCTGAGTTCATCTGCCAATGACAGAATAAAATCAGAAGAAGCACATACATACCCAAgatgtaaaaaaaataagtaaaatgatGCAAGATGCCAATAAATGAAACAGCTGCAGTAACTTGTATTGTGTTGAATAAAAAGTTCTCTCTAACATCTATACATTCTTATGTAGAGCTGGTTTCATAGGTCTAGAACCTCAGTATCCTCAAGTAAAACAATTTAAGAAAACAAACCTTCAATTTTAACAGAATTATTTGTTGAATTATCTTGCTGTTGCTGAGGATCGGGCAAAACCTACATACCAGAAAGTAAAACTTTTAAATGCCTCATTAAAGCCAAGGAACTTTGAGAATTTCATTTCACGCAATTAAAGGTTAAACAGTAAAATCGGAATTCTAAATATGTATcacaacaaaaaataagaaCTACATTCTTCCACCATACCAGCCAAGAACTGGTAATATAATATTTGTAGTTTGTACAAGGATATATGTACAGAGAGATTTTACagagatactccctccgtcccgagctactcgctcatttccttttcggctcggagattaaggaatgagtgtatagggaagtcaaaaatgacggctgtaggtgaaattttttactaaaaatggaaagagtgcaagtaacttgggacgcccaaaaaggaaataagtgcgagtagtgcgggacggagggagtattaaattactGCCACACAATTATACTTCCAAAAAGCAGACTAAAAAATAGTAACAATACCTTTTTGGACTCATCCGGACAGGAGTCACTTGGCACATCATTAGAGTGTTCTCCAACAAGAAGAGATAGACAGGCATCGCCCTCAGTTGTTTCGTTGTGAGTCTTGTCAGTTGAAAGGCATGAGTTATCGTCTTTCATAGTCCACACGCTGCTTTTGGTTCTTCTCCGAGGTGGAACAGATTTAACTGGAACAGCATCAGAGAGACCAGACTCCTCTATTGAAACATCACCAACACCCTCAGCTACATCTGGCACAGGCTTTGATCCTAAAGATGATCTAATCATCACTTGTAAAGTCTTTTGTAAGTTCCCAACATGAACATGGGTCTTCAACCATTTAAGTAATTTATATTTACACTCGGGAACCATGTGATTTTCCTGCAtaaacaaaaattggaaaatgagAAGATAAGTAACCAGGAAGTAGACCCAGTAAATTCAACCAAAAGTAATTGGTCTGGAACAAGAAATATCTTAACTGACTCTGCTCAGTACATTAATCAAAGCATTACCGTGAGTACTGTATTTAAAGAATCAGCAGAAACACCAATCTCTGAGGCGAGATCTCTAGCGTTGACTTTCCCTAGATCAATCAACTgtgaaaacaaaatataaaaaataggataAGTAACACAAAAAATCTGCCAAAAGGAAAGGAAACAAAACcaagtaaaatataaatatctgGCTGTTCTTGGTAATCTTTCAATACCTTCTTCAAAACCATAGAGAAATTGGGAGGACCGCAGGTATCAAAGCCCTCATTGCCATTCCTATCTGCTGAACAAAGAGCAGTACGCAGTGCAACTCCATTTTCTGGATGATTATCAGAACTCATACTATCTACCAAGTCCTCCCCATCCAGTACAATGTCATTCAGCTTGCGAAGATCCGAATCAGCTATTCCAAAGTAAACAACCAACTTATAACCATTTCTTTGGTTAATGATATCACTCATGCTTTCTAACATAAAAAGTAATTTCACCTGTCAACGGAATGTCCCCAATATCTTGACAGCCACTTTCAGACTGGACTTCTGAATGCTTTGAACAAAAAGCACGCAATTCAACCTAAAAGATATGGCATACATCAATATCAGCGCAAAAATTGTAGAAGACTGAATATTACAACAGGAAGAAACTTGAAGGGCAACAACACAATAAATGCACATGCATGCCCATGCTCATAACATCCCAAAATGTACGTAAAATCACTCATGATTATTAGGACAACAGTTCCACTGAAGTTAATAACAATAGGTGTGGACTAATTGTTGGTTCATAACTAATAACATAAGACCAAAAAGAGAAACACCTCATCAGATCTAATCTTGCCCCATATCTCCATTCTGTGTTTTGCTTCCCTTGCACAAATAGGATGGAACGATGTTCTGCACGATCCTAATAAACACCAAAGGAAACAAATCTAATCAGCATACCAACACCTGGATAAAGACAAAAGGAATCATAATCATCAATACCAAGAAGGCAGATATCTCATTATATATGATGACTCAATTTAAAATGTTCTTATGTACCAGAATGATGAAACAAAAAATCCTACAACATCCTTTACAGGAGTGCCAGCTATGCAATTCCATACAACACAGAGGTACTCTATTCCAATATTACAGCTATTCAGGTCAAAACCTATCACTGAACTAAGTCCGTTTCAACCACACAAGTATAACAAAAACTACGTGCAAGTTGGAACACTCTTCCGGTATAATTAATAGCTCAGGGTTGGACAAATTTTGGTCAAATGCTGATTAACTTAGCCTGTTAGTCCAGAAATCTTTTCTATGGAGAATGGGTTAGAAACCCTTAAGCTCTCTACAGACTGGTTTAAAGTTGTTACATAAATTTCTGATGTAGTtttcttatttcagtaaggggGACAAAACCTAATTCAAGAGTATAGGCGTGGCACAGTCTTCTGCCAGCAATTAAGTAGCTTCCAGTTATTTACTAGACGAAGGTGTCATCCCCAATTGAATATATGCAGCTGCATCAATATGTTTCCATAATAGAAAAAATGCCTATTGTACTCCTGTTAATAACAAATGCCTATTGTACTCCTGTTAATAACATTCATTATAGTATGAGTAAACAAATCTTAAGTCAGCCAACAATATTATGGGAAATTAATTTTTGTCGTGAAATCTTGAAAGAATCTTGGAGAATATTAGCGACCATCTTGATAATTTAAACCACCCACTTGACAGGGCTCATCAGCAttgaaaatatcatattcaaaATGTGACCAGAAAAAGAATATCATACAAAATTGCTGATATTAAGCAGTAGCATATATATTCAGAGGTGCTGGGCATCATTTTCATTGCACATGTATATGAATTTCCATATCGAATGTTCAAATGCCCCATTCcatatatttaaatttgaacACCATGGcttttattatttatgtttacTCCAGGCTACAAGTTCTACTACCTataaagaaaagaagagaaCATGAACAGCTTCCTGGGAATCAAATACTCATAAGATGATAAAACCAACAGCTAATGAGTTATAAGGATTAATATAAGAACTTATAAAACCACAGCAGATTACAAATAACACAGATTCTTCATCCTGACACCTTACAAAAAATGTAGGGGCCTCTAACATAAAAAAGCAACAAAACATACCATTGCTGCATCGGACACAGGTACCGTGCTTAACCTTGCACAAATAACAAATTAACTTCCTTCTAGTGTCCTTCAATTCGCCCATATTCATGATAGACTCCATTGTATCAATGTTATCAAGATAAACCTCAGGCATCCACAGGCAACAAAATAAATGAGCGAACTTCGACTTCTCATCATTCTCGTTACCAAGTCCTCTTTCAAGCATAGGCTTCAGGGCACCGCCTTGCTTTGGACAGAGTAAACATGGTTTCTCTACACTCACATccactttattcctccataTACACCATGAGCATAACCACAAACTATCTACATCTTCTTGAACTCCATAACACTTTTGATGCACCACCATCCCACAAGAAGAACACTTAATTAACTTATTCAAGAGGTCACCAATGTCACCAAAACTACAATAATGGCACACAGACTCTACACCTTCAACTGGGCATGCTACAAGGAGCCTATCCAGACCAGCATTTTTCCCAAAAAGCTTTCGTTTCTTGGAGTGCCGCTCTGATGCCAAATAAATCCTGTTCCTTGAACCTAAAAGCCATTCTACACCACTAAAAGAAGTAGTAACTTCCTCGTTATTCATTCTTTCCTCTGCATTACTTTCTTCAACAATCTCCAACTCCTTTCTTTCTACTTCATCATCGTCAACAATATCCATAGAACAAGGCCCATTCTCTTCTTTCTCAATCTTCACGCCAGGGTTCAACTCAACACTATTTTCTAAGTTCAAGCTGTCCTCACATGCTCTTGAAAGCATCCCATTGATCATGCCATATCGGTTACACAAGCTTTCATCATTATTCAAAGCTGGGACTAAGAAACACTTCTCACTGCTCGAACACCCAAGATTCGAAACCCTCTCAAGCCTCTGGACATCCTCAGCAGTCAGTTCACGAAAATATTCCTCGTTCTCCGCCCAAAAGTTGTTTCCCCGAGACCTCCCCGAAGCTGAGGACTTGTTCTCTGAGCTCGAGTGCAACTTCTTGTGCCGTTTCCTACTATCCGATTGCCTACTCAACAAATGCGACACCCCACTTGGTAAACTGTTCCCACTGGAAACCAACGCGGTGGGCACTTGAGAGTCCTCTGAATCGAAAGGGGAACGAAACGACAACGCCTTGAGAGCTTGAGTGTACAAACCAAGCTCAACTCTACAAGCCGGGGGCAGTTTCGTAAATTCAAAAGAATACAAGGGCTTTTCCGTAAATTCCCGCTTCAAATTAGGGCTGCCGCGATTCGAACCAATTACCTTCGCCTGGGCGGCGCCCCTACCACCGGCCATGCCCTTCCTCCGCCTCTGGCATCTGCCGCCAGTCATCGCGTTCCACTACCGCCGCCCTTGCAACATACCCTTCCCAACAACAACAAGCCCTAAAATCCTATTTTATCCTAAATAAAAACGATATCCAAAAAATTCAATCCCCGTCCTACAGAAGACAGGCTCTAACAGAGAGAAAAGGAGAAGAAGCGTGGAGGGGGAAGAGAGATTAAACGCATCTGCTTCGTTCTCGGGTTgcggctagggttagggttcctATTCGGTTTTGGGGCTAAAAAACAATTTGGggctatttttaattattttgtggtCAATTTCGTTATTTGGAATTGGATCCGTTTCGAAATAATCCTTTTTTTCgctttctagagagagaaagagtcgCGTTTTTTGGAGGCAGAGTCGGTTTTAGATAGAGAAAAtagtgcgtgtgtgtgtgagagagaaagagagtaaGTGAGAGAAATTGAGAGTGCGAGTAAAGTGTAGCCGCTTCCAAATTTAAAGGACGCGTCCGTTTGGGAATCATTGACTGCCTTCGGTGCATTGAGCCAAGCCAATAAACATTAATGTTTTCGATAAATTTATAAATGTAGGGTGATGTGGAAAATACGGATTGGGTTTGGTCTTTGACTTGGATTTCGTGCACATTTGCACTTGGAGGCAGGGAAACGAAATTAGTGGCAGGTTAATTTCTTGCAAAGTGATCCTGTTGGAATTTATATTTGCATACAGGGGCCTGTGGAACTTAGAATTAGTATATGAACACCTACTTTTCTGAGTGATTGCATTTCTTGTTGTGTATatattgttttttgtttttttaaaagggAAGAAGCCAAGATTCTTTAGTTGAAAGAACCTTTGGGATTTTTTTAGTGAAAAGGGAGCCGGAGATGGCTCCACAATGGGGGAGAGTCGGCAGAGGTTGATGTCTCGGTGCGGCCCCGATGTCCACAATGCCCGTTTTGGGCAGGACTCAACGAAATAGGGGTGGGTGGTtcaattttgtttaaatttaaaatctatAATACAATCTCAATCCTCGCTCAATTTCTCAACAATCCCTCACAAAAATTGTCTCTCTAAAAAATGAATCCGAGACCGGACAAGAAAACCCTCTGCGATCAAGTTATAAAAATGTTCATGAAGGCCATACCAAATCGAAGAAGTTCGGTCAAATACcaacattttccaaaattgACTCACATGCTCTATAAATTTGAATCCACCCATTTGTAATTTTTTCAAACTTTTGGCTATTCGAATCAATTTGTTCGTATATtcgatttttctttaatttaatttgatttgattttttattcaattcGATTTTAGCAAAAAAATGGATCGATACAAAATTACTTGGCTATACTCTATGCTAAAATAATAAGAGTGACTTTGGTAGGTGGGTCCCGTGTGAGTTTTGGTAAAAATAATCATGAATTTATCAGCTATATGGTTCTATTTTGCAAAAGTTCTTAACCCGATTTGGGAGCACTTTGTGGGAAGTTGTCTTTTGTCATTGTTTTGAAAGAAGCAATTTTGGTTGCATTGAACAAAGAATGTGTGAGCAAACAACAAATTGCAGTATGTCTATTGTCTCTTGAGCAATGGGATCATAGATATTAAAGGgtaaatttgtaaatttaatcAATCAGATTCAAGATAATTTATGTTGCATGACATGACCAGTCCAACTGGCCAACCAAACTAAGCACTGTGTGCCAATTTCTTTTCGGGGCAAATTGCCTAAAAAGTCATCAACTTTGGgaaaagttttatttttttctcgaATTATAAAGTTGCAcctaatatcacgaactttatcaGATTATGCAAATTTCCCAAACTACCCGACCTAACgacatatttccgttaaaaacttatCTCACGTGGCATGCCGTAGGCGTGACTTGACAAAATTTCAGACTGGGTACAAAACGAAGTCATTTTATGCTTTTTTTACTAAATCTTCTTTACATGTTGCCGATTTTATCCCTAAACCGTTTGTCGACTATTTCACTCTTGTCATTTAAGTTTTCCATCGATGAATTGGGGTTGCGCTTTCGAAATCAACCAAAAAGAGGTTATTTACCTGAGTTCATAAATTTTGCCAAGTCACACCTCCAGCATGCTACGTTGGataagtttttaacggaaatatgtcGTCAGGTCGGGTAGTTTAGGAAATTTGCACGATCCAATAGAGTTCATGACTTTAGGCGCAACTTTTATAGTTTGTGGGAAAAACTAAACTTTCTccaaagtttgtgactttttaggcaatttaccatttttttttatttataagtatGTTATTGGAGTGGCATTGAAAGGGTCGTGACACACATgctttattatttttcattaagTTATGCGTCAATCTAGTGAAGTAAAATTCATGTTTTATAAGGGCAATAAATATCGTGGGAATTTGAATTTTGACCaatcttttataaaaaaaatgttttactGTTTGAATGTCCCGAAAGGAACAATAAGATTATGAAAATTGTCACCATGTTCAGTTGTTCACCATGTACAATACActaagataaaagaaaaaataattgtgtAAAGATATGATTAAAGTATGATTTAAGAAAACATTTGATTCATTAATACTTGACACTAACATAATACATCTTTAAAGGCACATCACCGTATCATATATTTGATAAGCAGCGTATACCATACAATCACATTTCTTttccaatttttaaaataacatCAAATAATCATAATTTTGCATCTTTGGATAATCTGTGACGACTTGATCCAAAATACACTTCTAAGGGGCATAGCCACCGTGACCGCCACCTTCGCCGCTACCAGAGCCTCCACCATATCCACCTGGATGCTCGCCACCACCGGCATAACCTCCTccagcaccaccaccacccccaTGCCCACCACCTCCCGCAATCGACCCTTCCCCACCCGCATAACCCCCACCGACCCCAGACCCACCTCCATGCCCACCCCCTCCCACAGCCGACCCCGGTCCACCAACATATCCACTGCCCCCGCCAATTCCACCTCCTTCACCACCACCTCCGTACGCTCCTCCATGAGCTCAtccaccacctgcacccgcACCTCCCCCACTACCATATCCCCCTGCTCCCCCTCCAGCATATCCCCCGCCCCCACCAGCCCCCCTCCTTCCCCACCCCCATAACCCCAACCATGAGCCCCCCCACCCCCACCCCCAcccccacctccacctccacctccacctccacctccaccactcCCATAACCACCCGCACCCGCTCCTTCAGCGGCCCCTCCTCCACCATGTCCACTCCCACCGCCATACCCTCCATCCGCGGAATATCCACCCCCAACACCTCCACTTTCACCACCACCATACCCACCCGCATGCCCCCCACCGGCActaccaccacctccaccctcCACCTCCTCCATTCACACCACCACCAGAACCCCCACCTCCTCCCTAACCACCCCCACTCCCATAACCAACCCCATGCTCACCACCACCAGCATaaccacctcctccaccaccaccattgcCCGCCCCACCGCCACCCCCACCATGCTCCCCACCGCTGCCATATCCAGCCCCACCTCCAACACCACTCCCTCCCCCCGCTAGCATCTGCCACGGCCCCACCCGATCCCCCCCTCCACCATGCCCTCCACCACCAGCGCCACCATAACCGCTCGGCTCTTAGCTAGTAAGCGTCCTAGAAGCAGAGCATAAGGCTACACCCAACAACACAAAGAAAACAACATTAAACACTCTATTTGAAGCCATTTTGAATGGCATGAAAACGGTTGATGAGAATTGCATGGAATTGTAGGCTATTTATAGGCGCTACAGAGCACACAATTGGATCAAAAGTGCGATTTCCAACAGTTGAAATTTGATATCTAAGAAAAGAGAAACGCGGTTTGTCCCACTAAGTGGTCCATTTTAGTAGCACATGCATCTCTCTATAGTGTGCTTCTGCCGTCTCCCACATTTTCATAACCAAATCATGCTTCATATCCTATCAAGATTTTGAAACATTATATGATGCTAATTCTAAGAATTTgccaattttatgaaattatattgATAATATAGGATTGAGTATTTTTATCTTTCCCAAAATTCATGAAATCTCAAGTTAAAACAAAAGGATTTAGAATGTCCTGAACTTTAATTAGTACTACTCCATATTTTCTTAGTGCATTAAGTTATAATCCCAAGTTTCATTTGAATATGAGCAGAATTTGTTCATTTATATTCATGCACAGTGAATATTGGAGAGAAGAACGTCTTACCAACTGAATTACGCTTATACTTAAAAATCTTTTCATTATTTTGGTGTCATGTGCCCACCTTTcgtaatttttgtattttatcttttGACTTCT carries:
- the LOC121781126 gene encoding uncharacterized protein LOC121781126 isoform X3, producing the protein MTGGRCQRRRKGMAGGRGAAQAKVIGSNRGSPNLKREFTEKPLYSFEFTKLPPACRVELGLYTQALKALSFRSPFDSEDSQVPTALVSSGNSLPSGVSHLLSRQSDSRKRHKKLHSSSENKSSASGRSRGNNFWAENEEYFRELTAEDVQRLERVSNLGCSSSEKCFLVPALNNDESLCNRYGMINGMLSRACEDSLNLENSVELNPGVKIEKEENGPCSMDIVDDDEVERKELEIVEESNAEERMNNEEVTTSFSGVEWLLGSRNRIYLASERHSKKRKLFGKNAGLDRLLVACPVEGVESVCHYCSFGDIGDLLNKLIKCSSCGMVVHQKCYGVQEDVDSLWLCSWCIWRNKVDVSVEKPCLLCPKQGGALKPMLERGLGNENDEKSKFAHLFCCLWMPEVYLDNIDTMESIMNMGELKDTRRKLICYLCKVKHGTCVRCSNGSCRTSFHPICAREAKHRMEIWGKIRSDEVELRAFCSKHSEVQSESGCQDIGDIPLTADSDLRKLNDIVLDGEDLVDSMSSDNHPENGVALRTALCSADRNGNEGFDTCGPPNFSMVLKKLIDLGKVNARDLASEIGVSADSLNTVLTENHMVPECKYKLLKWLKTHVHVGNLQKTLQVMIRSSLGSKPVPDVAEGVGDVSIEESGLSDAVPVKSVPPRRRTKSSVWTMKDDNSCLSTDKTHNETTEGDACLSLLVGEHSNDVPSDSCPDESKKVLPDPQQQQDNSTNNSVKIEDELRALVQCLSEDGLVGETKQSQTMDACSLVFRNGEVNHASYIHPFIYCKLMQTKSDMLEKVVFDQSAVLRDREVSQMKVSSSSRLGCNIDNLPATSSDQTSSCEGLNIDQLAKARDLGILKLSPRDEVEGALIYYQQQLLCNATTRKRISDDLISKVVSSLPQELDAAGKQKWDAVLVSQYNLELREAKKQGRKERRHKEAQAVLAAATAAAAASSRISSLRKDTLEDQHEDLHKNGSSDVRPGFYSKLNPRAKETTSRSAVVRSSSDVNLDSARSTSEFSKDHPRTCDVCRRPETTLNPVLVCSSCKITVHMDCYRSDRSATGPWHCELCEDLFSSRGLGALATNSWEKPYYVAECGLCGGTAGAFRKSVGGQWIHALCAEWVLESTYKRGQVSPIVGMDNVSRGCDTCTVCRRKQGVCLKCSYGHCQTTFHPTCARSAGFYMTVRTNGDKLQHKAYCEKHSVEQKAKADTQKHGVEEFKSLKQVRVELERLRLLCERIIKREKLKRELVLCSHDILASSRDSVLSNLARHPFYQPEVSSESATTSIKGYTDGYRSSSEMIQRSDDISVDSTVACKRRVKIPMSVDNDQRTEDSSTSQNVHSLKPPERQSFAGKKFPQRPSAKPRNPSNDTEKRTRSRKHTETFEKELIMTSDQASMKNQRLPKGFVYVPIRCVSKDKDTVSDARA
- the LOC121781126 gene encoding uncharacterized protein LOC121781126 isoform X2; translated protein: MTGGRCQRRRKGMAGGRGAAQAKVIGSNRGSPNLKREFTEKPLYSFEFTKLPPACRVELGLYTQALKALSFRSPFDSEDSQVPTALVSSGNSLPSGVSHLLSRQSDSRKRHKKLHSSSENKSSASGRSRGNNFWAENEEYFRELTAEDVQRLERVSNLGCSSSEKCFLVPALNNDESLCNRYGMINGMLSRACEDSLNLENSVELNPGVKIEKEENGPCSMDIVDDDEVERKELEIVEESNAEERMNNEEVTTSFSGVEWLLGSRNRIYLASERHSKKRKLFGKNAGLDRLLVACPVEGVESVCHYCSFGDIGDLLNKLIKCSSCGMVVHQKCYGVQEDVDSLWLCSWCIWRNKVDVSVEKPCLLCPKQGGALKPMLERGLGNENDEKSKFAHLFCCLWMPEVYLDNIDTMESIMNMGELKDTRRKLICYLCKVKHGTCVRCSNGSCRTSFHPICAREAKHRMEIWGKIRSDEVELRAFCSKHSEVQSESGCQDIGDIPLTADSDLRKLNDIVLDGEDLVDSMSSDNHPENGVALRTALCSADRNGNEGFDTCGPPNFSMVLKKLIDLGKVNARDLASEIGVSADSLNTVLTENHMVPECKYKLLKWLKTHVHVGNLQKTLQVMIRSSLGSKPVPDVAEGVGDVSIEESGLSDAVPVKSVPPRRRTKSSVWTMKDDNSCLSTDKTHNETTEGDACLSLLVGEHSNDVPSDSCPDESKKVLPDPQQQQDNSTNNSVKIEDELRALVQCLSEDGLVGETKQSQTMDACSLVFRNGEVNHASYIHPFIYCKLMQTKSDMLEKVVFDQSAVLRDREVSQMKVSSSSRLGCNIDNLPATSSDQTSSCEGLNIDQLAKARDLGILKLSPRDEVEGALIYYQQQLLCNATTRKRISDDLISKVVSSLPQELDAAGKQKWDAVLVSQYNLELREAKKQGRKERRHKEAQAVLAAATAAAAASSRISSLRKDTLEDQHEDLHKNGSSDVRPGFYSKLNPRAKETTSRSAVVRSSSDVNLDSARSTSEFSKDHPRTCDVCRRPETTLNPVLVCSSCKITVHMDCYRSDRSATGPWHCELCEDLFSSRGLGALATNSWEKPYYVAECGLCGGTAGAFRKSVGGQWIHALCAEWVLESTYKRGQVSPIVGMDNVSRGCDTCTVCRRKQGVCLKCSYGHCQTTFHPTCARSAGFYMTVRTNGDKLQHKAYCEKHSVEQKAKADTQKHGVEEFKSLKQVRVELERLRLLCERIIKREKLKRELVLCSHDILASSRDSVLSNLARHPFYQPEVSSESATTSIKGYTDGYRSSSEMIQRSDDISVDSTVACKRRVKIPMSVDNDQRTEDSSTSQNVHSLKPPERQSFAGKKFPQRPSAKPRNPSNDTEKRTRSRKQHTETFEKELIMTSDQASMKNQRLPKGFVYVPIRCVSKDKDTVSDARA
- the LOC121781126 gene encoding uncharacterized protein LOC121781126 isoform X1, translated to MTGGRCQRRRKGMAGGRGAAQAKVIGSNRGSPNLKREFTEKPLYSFEFTKLPPACRVELGLYTQALKALSFRSPFDSEDSQVPTALVSSGNSLPSGVSHLLSRQSDSRKRHKKLHSSSENKSSASGRSRGNNFWAENEEYFRELTAEDVQRLERVSNLGCSSSEKCFLVPALNNDESLCNRYGMINGMLSRACEDSLNLENSVELNPGVKIEKEENGPCSMDIVDDDEVERKELEIVEESNAEERMNNEEVTTSFSGVEWLLGSRNRIYLASERHSKKRKLFGKNAGLDRLLVACPVEGVESVCHYCSFGDIGDLLNKLIKCSSCGMVVHQKCYGVQEDVDSLWLCSWCIWRNKVDVSVEKPCLLCPKQGGALKPMLERGLGNENDEKSKFAHLFCCLWMPEVYLDNIDTMESIMNMGELKDTRRKLICYLCKVKHGTCVRCSNGSCRTSFHPICAREAKHRMEIWGKIRSDEVELRAFCSKHSEVQSESGCQDIGDIPLTADSDLRKLNDIVLDGEDLVDSMSSDNHPENGVALRTALCSADRNGNEGFDTCGPPNFSMVLKKLIDLGKVNARDLASEIGVSADSLNTVLTENHMVPECKYKLLKWLKTHVHVGNLQKTLQVMIRSSLGSKPVPDVAEGVGDVSIEESGLSDAVPVKSVPPRRRTKSSVWTMKDDNSCLSTDKTHNETTEGDACLSLLVGEHSNDVPSDSCPDESKKVLPDPQQQQDNSTNNSVKIEDELRALVQCLSEDGLVGETKQSQTMDACSLVFRNGEVNHASYIHPFIYCKLMQTKSDMLEKVVFDQSAVLRDREVSQMKVSSSSRLGCNIDNLPATSSDQTSSCEGLNIDQLAKARDLGILKLSPRDEVEGALIYYQQQLLCNATTRKRISDDLISKVVSSLPQELDAAGKQKWDAVLVSQYNLELREAKKQGRKERRHKEAQAVLAAATAAAAASSRISSLRKDTLEDQHEDLHKNGSSDVRPGFYSKLNPRAKETTSRSAVVRSSSDVNLDSARSTSEFSKDHPRTCDVCRRPETTLNPVLVCSSCKITVHMDCYRSDRSATGPWHCELCEDLFSSRGLGALATNSWEKPYYVAECGLCGGTAGAFRKSVGGQWIHALCAEWVLESTYKRGQVSPIVGMDNVSRGCDTCTVCRRKQGVCLKCSYGHCQTTFHPTCARSAGFYMTVRTNGDKLQHKAYCEKHSVEQKAKADTQKHGVEEFKSLKQVRVELERLRLLCERIIKREKLKRELVLCSHDILASSRDSVLSNLARHPFYQPEVSSESATTSIKGYTDGYRSSSEMIQRSDDISVDSTVACKRRVKIPMSVDNDQRTEDSSTSQNVHSLKPPERQSFAGKKFPQRPSAKPRNPSNDTEKRTRSRKQQHTETFEKELIMTSDQASMKNQRLPKGFVYVPIRCVSKDKDTVSDARA